The Bacillota bacterium genome includes a region encoding these proteins:
- the lysS gene encoding lysine--tRNA ligase produces MLQRLQGRNIMSTIREGQASDLLMTRREKLEEMRARGIEPFGGRFPVTHHAGEIVQNFPAMEGKEVALAGRLVGKRSHGKACFADLLDFSGRIQIYARVDGLGADAYDLFNRLDIGDIVGVRGKVFRTRRQEISVEVASFQILAKSLHPLPEKWHGLKDVDLRYRQRYLDLIVNPQVKQTFLTRFKIISAIRRFLEARGFLEVETPMMHPVAGGAAARPFITYHNALDMTLYLRIAPELYLKRLLVGGFEKIFEINRSFRNEGISTKHNPEFTMLELYQAYADYEDMMRITEELLNTVVQEVLGTTQVQYGGRVIDFSLPWRRMTMLEAVQKYTGEDFGHFDDEAARRQARNLGLEVPSGAAWGIVLNEVFEAFCEEHLVQPTFITGHPVEVSPLAKRNRDNPRLTDRFELFIISWEIANAFSELNDPLEQRARFQQQLEARERGDEQAHMMDEEFLHALEFGMPPAGGLGIGIDRLVMILTDSPSIRDVIFFPTMRPREI; encoded by the coding sequence ATGCTACAGCGACTGCAGGGGAGGAATATTATGTCTACCATTCGTGAGGGCCAGGCATCTGATCTCCTCATGACAAGGCGCGAAAAGCTGGAGGAAATGCGGGCGCGCGGGATTGAACCTTTCGGCGGGAGGTTCCCTGTAACCCACCATGCCGGGGAAATCGTTCAGAACTTCCCTGCCATGGAAGGAAAGGAAGTGGCGCTTGCCGGGCGGTTGGTGGGGAAAAGAAGCCACGGCAAAGCCTGCTTTGCGGATCTGCTGGACTTTTCGGGCCGGATCCAGATCTACGCCCGGGTGGATGGTTTGGGGGCCGATGCGTACGATTTATTTAACAGGCTCGATATCGGAGACATTGTCGGGGTCCGGGGGAAGGTCTTTCGCACCAGGCGCCAGGAAATCTCTGTAGAGGTGGCATCTTTTCAAATTCTGGCCAAGTCCCTCCATCCCCTTCCGGAAAAGTGGCACGGCCTGAAAGATGTGGATTTGCGCTACCGGCAGCGTTACCTGGATTTGATCGTCAACCCTCAGGTAAAGCAGACCTTTCTTACCAGGTTCAAGATCATCAGTGCGATTCGCCGCTTTTTGGAAGCCCGCGGGTTTCTCGAAGTGGAAACGCCGATGATGCATCCGGTTGCAGGAGGAGCGGCAGCCCGGCCTTTCATTACTTACCATAACGCCCTGGATATGACTCTTTATTTGCGGATTGCCCCGGAGCTGTACCTGAAGCGGCTCCTTGTAGGAGGATTCGAGAAAATCTTCGAAATCAACCGGAGCTTCCGGAACGAAGGGATTTCCACAAAGCACAACCCCGAATTTACCATGCTGGAACTCTACCAGGCATATGCAGATTACGAAGACATGATGCGGATTACGGAGGAACTCCTGAATACAGTGGTCCAGGAGGTTTTGGGGACGACTCAGGTTCAGTATGGGGGCCGGGTGATTGACTTTTCCCTCCCCTGGCGAAGGATGACCATGCTCGAGGCGGTCCAAAAGTATACCGGTGAGGATTTCGGCCACTTCGACGATGAGGCGGCGCGCCGGCAGGCCCGGAATTTGGGGTTGGAAGTTCCCTCCGGGGCGGCCTGGGGGATCGTCTTGAACGAAGTTTTTGAGGCTTTTTGCGAGGAACATCTGGTGCAGCCGACCTTTATCACGGGGCACCCGGTTGAGGTTTCGCCGCTGGCGAAGCGGAACAGGGACAACCCTCGCTTGACAGACCGCTTTGAGCTGTTTATCATATCCTGGGAAATTGCAAATGCCTTTTCCGAATTGAACGATCCCCTCGAGCAGCGGGCGCGCTTCCAGCAGCAGCTGGAGGCGCGGGAGCGGGGGGATGAACAGGCGCACATGATGGATGAGGAATTTTTGCATGCCCTGGAATTCGGGATGCCTCCTGCGGGAGGGCTTGGGATTGGGATTGACCGTCTGGTCATGATTTTGACGGATTCCCCTTCGATTCGGGATGTTATCTTCTTTCCCACCATGCGCCCGAGGGAAATATGA
- the greA gene encoding transcription elongation factor GreA produces the protein MPEKEVLLTGNGIKKLEEELAYLKSVKRREIADRIRAAIEFGDISENSEYEEAKNEQAFVEGRILTLEKMLRHARVIDTSEVPTDTVSIGATVRLKDLEYGDEIEYTIVGSAEADPAANKISHASPVGRALLGQKTGAVVEVKVPAGILKYQILEIHK, from the coding sequence TTGCCAGAAAAAGAAGTTCTTTTGACGGGAAACGGGATCAAGAAGCTTGAGGAGGAGCTTGCGTATTTGAAATCCGTCAAGCGTCGGGAAATCGCGGACCGGATCCGGGCCGCGATTGAATTTGGCGATATCAGCGAAAACTCCGAATACGAAGAGGCAAAAAATGAGCAGGCTTTTGTCGAAGGCCGGATTCTCACTCTTGAAAAGATGCTTCGCCACGCGCGGGTTATCGATACCAGTGAAGTTCCCACTGACACCGTTTCCATCGGCGCCACGGTGCGCTTAAAGGACCTGGAATACGGCGATGAGATCGAGTATACCATCGTCGGCTCTGCGGAAGCAGATCCTGCCGCGAACAAAATCTCTCATGCCTCACCGGTAGGAAGAGCGCTCTTGGGGCAAAAGACGGGGGCCGTGGTTGAGGTCAAGGTTCCCGCGGGAATTTTGAAGTATCAGATTCTTGAAATCCATAAGTAA
- a CDS encoding shikimate dehydrogenase, with translation MVRFAFIIHPIDLEDITKRLKFFRLLPGRMVEGIVRRFPVYKASEIRGVKSPWAETEGWFIICPLTSRQMLELPASYVTRRIIEAGRLAERLGAGIVGLGAMTSVVGDAGVTIAKNLKIAVTTGNSYTVATALEGTRKAAEFMGINLARAEVAVIGATGSIGSVCAKIMAREAGRLTLVARQRSRLERLARQILYETGVAARLATNVREALRGADVVITVTSAVDAVIEPGDLKPGAVVCDVARPRDVSRRVAEVRPDVLVIEGGVVEVPGDVEFNFNFGFPSKTAYACMAETMILALEGRCENFSLGRDLTVAQVEEISRLAAKHGFKLAGFRSFERALSQAELERIRAAAARAKSLTS, from the coding sequence ATGGTCAGATTTGCCTTTATCATTCACCCCATCGACCTCGAGGATATTACGAAAAGGCTGAAGTTTTTCAGGCTTTTGCCGGGCCGCATGGTGGAGGGGATCGTCAGGCGCTTTCCTGTTTACAAGGCCTCGGAGATCCGGGGGGTGAAATCCCCCTGGGCTGAAACCGAGGGGTGGTTTATCATCTGTCCGCTTACTTCCCGCCAGATGCTGGAGCTTCCCGCATCCTACGTGACCCGCCGGATCATTGAAGCGGGGAGGCTGGCAGAACGGCTGGGGGCCGGGATCGTGGGGCTTGGAGCGATGACTTCGGTGGTGGGTGACGCGGGTGTTACTATCGCAAAGAATTTAAAGATTGCCGTGACAACGGGAAACAGCTACACCGTCGCGACAGCCCTCGAAGGGACGCGGAAAGCCGCCGAATTCATGGGGATTAATCTGGCGCGTGCTGAGGTGGCGGTCATCGGGGCAACAGGCTCGATCGGAAGCGTCTGCGCCAAAATCATGGCGCGGGAGGCGGGGCGCCTGACTCTGGTTGCCCGCCAGCGCTCCCGCCTGGAGCGTCTTGCCCGCCAGATCTTGTACGAAACGGGAGTTGCGGCGCGTCTGGCGACAAATGTAAGGGAGGCGCTGCGCGGCGCAGATGTGGTGATCACCGTAACTTCTGCGGTCGATGCCGTGATCGAGCCCGGGGATTTGAAGCCGGGGGCGGTGGTCTGCGACGTTGCCCGCCCTCGCGACGTGTCGCGCCGGGTGGCGGAGGTGCGCCCTGATGTCCTCGTCATCGAAGGGGGCGTCGTGGAGGTGCCGGGGGATGTGGAATTTAATTTCAATTTCGGCTTCCCTTCGAAAACAGCCTACGCCTGCATGGCCGAAACGATGATTCTGGCGCTTGAAGGAAGGTGCGAGAATTTCTCCCTGGGGCGCGACCTCACCGTTGCCCAGGTGGAGGAGATCAGCCGCCTTGCTGCGAAGCACGGATTTAAGCTTGCAGGCTTCCGCAGTTTTGAGCGCGCATTGAGCCAGGCTGAGCTGGAAAGGATCCGCGCCGCTGCTGCCCGCGCGAAATCCTTGACAAGTTGA
- a CDS encoding quinate 5-dehydrogenase, translating into MKRIISVSLGSSKRDHKVEAEFLGEKFLIERIGTDGDMNRAIQMIRELDGKVDAFGMGGIDLYLVAGKRRWMIREAKKIAAAARLTPIVDGSGLKNTLERKVVPYLQKELGWSLAGKRALMVSAVDRFGLAEALTEAGCMMTFGDLIFALGIPIPLHNLKTLEMLARLLLPILSQLPFKYLYPTGAKQEEVTAKYERYYLDADIIAGDFHFIRRYMPPKLPGKIVITNTVTRDDVELLRERGAAVLVTTTPEFGGRSFGTNVLEGVLISLLGKTTAEVTPEDYSALLDRIGFKPRVEYLQTP; encoded by the coding sequence ATGAAGCGCATTATCAGCGTGAGCCTTGGCTCATCAAAGCGGGACCACAAGGTGGAAGCGGAATTTCTAGGAGAGAAATTCCTTATCGAGCGCATCGGTACAGACGGGGATATGAACAGGGCGATCCAGATGATCCGCGAACTGGACGGCAAGGTGGATGCCTTTGGGATGGGGGGGATCGACCTTTACCTGGTTGCAGGAAAACGGCGCTGGATGATCCGGGAAGCAAAAAAGATCGCGGCGGCCGCCCGGCTCACTCCCATTGTGGACGGCAGCGGGCTTAAAAACACGCTGGAGCGAAAAGTCGTTCCTTATCTGCAAAAAGAGTTGGGCTGGTCCCTCGCGGGAAAGCGCGCGCTGATGGTCTCCGCTGTGGACCGCTTCGGGCTGGCCGAAGCCCTGACCGAGGCAGGATGCATGATGACGTTCGGGGATCTGATCTTCGCGCTGGGGATTCCGATTCCCCTTCACAACCTGAAGACGCTGGAGATGCTTGCCCGCCTCCTGCTTCCCATTCTGAGCCAGCTTCCCTTTAAGTACCTCTATCCTACTGGGGCAAAGCAGGAAGAGGTGACCGCGAAGTACGAGCGGTATTACCTGGATGCGGACATCATCGCCGGCGACTTCCACTTCATTCGCAGGTACATGCCCCCGAAGCTCCCGGGGAAGATCGTCATTACGAATACGGTTACCAGGGACGACGTAGAACTGCTGCGGGAGCGGGGGGCCGCTGTTCTCGTAACCACCACCCCGGAGTTTGGCGGCCGCTCCTTTGGAACGAATGTCCTGGAGGGGGTTTTGATTAGCCTTTTGGGGAAAACAACGGCCGAAGTTACTCCGGAGGATTACAGTGCTCTCCTGGATAGAATCGGATTTAAACCCCGCGTGGAGTACCTGCAGACTCCTTAG
- a CDS encoding helix-turn-helix transcriptional regulator, with product MEKVSRVLNQILSLRSQGFSQQEVADRVGVDRSFVSRLESLGAVRRGARIAVVGFPVKNKDEIVSLLEELGVDFHLIMTNEERWRFVEEKSGLELFNEVMDLIARVRAYDVVILIGSRQRINWGAALLDKEVLGINLGETPLTEDQYVDPERLQELILAVR from the coding sequence ATGGAGAAGGTCAGCCGCGTCCTCAATCAGATCTTATCCCTGCGCAGCCAGGGTTTTTCCCAACAGGAAGTTGCCGACCGCGTTGGAGTGGACCGGAGCTTTGTTTCGAGGCTGGAGAGCCTGGGCGCGGTCCGGAGGGGAGCCCGCATTGCCGTTGTTGGTTTTCCCGTCAAGAACAAAGATGAAATTGTTTCTCTGCTGGAAGAACTTGGCGTCGATTTCCATCTCATCATGACCAATGAGGAGCGCTGGCGTTTTGTCGAAGAGAAATCCGGCCTGGAGCTGTTCAACGAAGTGATGGATCTCATCGCCCGGGTCCGGGCCTACGACGTCGTGATTCTGATCGGTTCGCGGCAGCGGATTAACTGGGGAGCAGCCCTGCTGGACAAGGAGGTGCTCGGCATTAATTTGGGAGAAACGCCGCTGACAGAGGATCAGTACGTGGATCCGGAACGCCTGCAGGAGCTGATCCTGGCGGTTCGATGA
- the dusB gene encoding tRNA dihydrouridine synthase DusB: protein MAGFTDKAYRILARQAGCALVYTEMVSSEAILYRNARTLSLFDLEGEPGPVGVQIFGSDPGKMSEAARAAVARGAALVDINMGCPTPKIVKNGEGCALMRDLPRAAAIIRAVREAVSVPVTVKMRKGWDAQEVTAPELAFLAEENGADAVAVHGRTRDQFYAGKADWEIIRLVKQAVRIPVIGNGDIFSPQDALRMLEETGCDAVMIGRGALGNPWLFRRTVHFLATGELLPPSAPAERIGLALCHLDLFLSFKGEKALPQMRKHLAWYLKGLPGAAQKRAAINAARTPDEVRTLLVTFLKEASLASLAPHNPI from the coding sequence ATGGCCGGATTTACCGATAAGGCTTACCGGATCCTTGCCCGGCAGGCGGGGTGCGCGCTTGTTTACACGGAGATGGTGAGCAGCGAAGCAATCCTCTACCGGAACGCCCGGACCCTTTCCCTCTTCGATCTGGAGGGGGAGCCCGGGCCCGTAGGGGTGCAGATTTTCGGCTCGGATCCCGGGAAGATGTCAGAGGCGGCCCGGGCTGCGGTCGCCCGGGGGGCGGCGCTGGTCGACATCAACATGGGGTGCCCCACCCCGAAAATCGTCAAGAACGGGGAGGGATGCGCCCTGATGCGGGATCTCCCCCGGGCTGCAGCAATCATCCGGGCCGTGAGAGAGGCGGTGTCCGTTCCCGTGACAGTCAAAATGCGCAAGGGTTGGGACGCGCAGGAGGTGACCGCGCCTGAACTTGCCTTCCTGGCGGAGGAGAACGGAGCCGATGCCGTCGCCGTGCACGGGCGTACCAGGGACCAGTTTTACGCGGGGAAGGCCGACTGGGAGATCATCCGCCTCGTCAAGCAGGCCGTTCGCATCCCCGTGATCGGAAACGGCGACATCTTCTCCCCCCAGGACGCCCTCCGGATGCTGGAAGAAACGGGGTGCGACGCGGTGATGATCGGGCGGGGCGCGCTGGGGAACCCCTGGCTCTTCCGCCGCACCGTCCACTTCCTGGCCACAGGAGAACTCCTTCCCCCGTCAGCCCCGGCGGAGAGGATTGGACTTGCCCTCTGCCACCTCGACCTGTTTCTCTCGTTCAAAGGGGAGAAGGCCCTCCCCCAGATGCGGAAGCACCTTGCCTGGTACCTCAAGGGCCTTCCCGGGGCCGCCCAGAAGCGTGCTGCAATCAACGCTGCCAGAACCCCGGACGAAGTCCGCACCCTCCTCGTCACCTTTTTAAAAGAAGCCTCCCTTGCTTCTCTTGCTCCCCACAATCCCATTTGA
- a CDS encoding type III pantothenate kinase, translating into MILVFDVGNTNIVLGIFTAQELIVSWRIGTDRRRTADDLGMLVKNLFDFQNLTFEQIEAVVISSVVPPLTPVLTEMCRRYFKKEPLVVGPGVKTGMPIRYENPREVGADRIVNAVAAYARYGGPLIVVDFGTATTFCAISREGEYLGGAIAPGIAISTEALFERAAKLPRIEIVRPRQVIGKNTVASMQSGIYYGFVGQVDEIVSRMKEELGGEAVVVATGGLAELICKGTRTVDYVDPYLTLWGLKIIYERNK; encoded by the coding sequence GTGATTCTCGTCTTTGACGTGGGCAATACAAATATCGTGCTAGGGATTTTCACCGCGCAGGAATTGATCGTAAGCTGGCGCATCGGAACCGACCGGCGCCGGACCGCTGATGACCTGGGGATGCTGGTGAAAAACCTGTTTGACTTTCAGAACCTTACCTTCGAGCAGATTGAGGCCGTTGTGATTTCCTCGGTGGTGCCCCCGTTGACTCCTGTGCTCACCGAAATGTGCCGCCGCTACTTTAAGAAGGAGCCCCTGGTTGTGGGGCCCGGCGTGAAGACGGGGATGCCCATCAGGTACGAAAACCCTCGTGAGGTGGGGGCGGACCGCATTGTGAACGCCGTTGCCGCCTACGCCCGGTACGGAGGCCCGCTGATTGTTGTTGATTTCGGCACGGCAACCACCTTCTGTGCCATTTCCCGCGAAGGGGAGTATCTGGGGGGTGCCATTGCCCCCGGGATCGCCATTTCCACGGAAGCACTTTTCGAGCGGGCTGCAAAACTGCCCCGGATCGAAATCGTCCGGCCGCGCCAGGTGATCGGAAAAAATACCGTAGCCAGCATGCAGTCAGGCATTTACTACGGTTTTGTGGGCCAGGTGGACGAGATTGTTTCCCGCATGAAGGAGGAGCTTGGAGGGGAGGCGGTGGTTGTCGCTACCGGAGGCCTGGCGGAACTGATCTGCAAGGGAACCAGGACCGTCGACTACGTGGATCCTTACCTCACCCTCTGGGGCCTGAAGATCATCTACGAGCGCAACAAGTAG
- a CDS encoding biotin--[acetyl-CoA-carboxylase] ligase — MLGKLKGPGNRVNWRELVPLGKEEILAILEGSQGCYISGEEISVKLGVSRSAVWKQIRHLRDLGYKITGSPRTGYLFEDAPDLLYPWEIRKGLETLRFGKQIFHFRQVGSTNQVAQDLGRKGYPEGTVVVAEEQTAGRGRWQRAWFSPPELGIWLSLILRPPVAPSQVPQITLVAGVACARALHAELGLKPGIKWPNDLVFNGKKVCGILAELEAAAEQINYLVLGIGINVNQEREDFPPDLRETATSLRILTGSRLRRIPIVRRLLALLEEEYDLFCCSGFAGARERWLAYQVTLGKRVRVHEGKEEFFGEAVDLDLDGSLLLRMPDGTMRRCAAGEVALCREGGQQEGGF; from the coding sequence CGGGTTAATTGGCGGGAGTTGGTGCCGTTGGGAAAAGAAGAGATCCTTGCCATTTTGGAAGGGAGCCAGGGCTGCTACATTTCGGGTGAGGAGATCAGCGTGAAGCTCGGTGTGAGCAGGAGCGCGGTCTGGAAGCAGATCAGGCACTTGCGGGATTTAGGGTATAAGATCACGGGAAGCCCCCGCACCGGCTACCTGTTTGAAGACGCCCCGGACCTCCTTTATCCCTGGGAGATCCGGAAAGGGCTTGAGACCCTCCGCTTTGGAAAGCAGATCTTTCACTTCCGGCAGGTTGGTTCAACAAACCAGGTTGCCCAGGACCTGGGCCGCAAAGGCTATCCCGAAGGGACGGTGGTCGTGGCCGAAGAGCAGACCGCCGGGAGGGGCCGCTGGCAGCGGGCCTGGTTTTCGCCTCCGGAGCTGGGCATCTGGCTTTCTTTAATCCTGCGGCCCCCTGTTGCTCCTTCACAGGTTCCGCAAATTACCCTTGTTGCCGGAGTGGCCTGCGCCCGCGCCCTCCACGCGGAACTGGGCTTGAAACCGGGGATCAAGTGGCCCAACGACCTGGTATTCAACGGGAAAAAGGTTTGCGGGATTCTGGCGGAGCTGGAGGCCGCTGCGGAGCAGATTAACTACCTGGTTTTGGGGATCGGGATCAACGTGAACCAGGAGCGGGAGGACTTCCCTCCGGATCTCCGGGAAACGGCAACTTCACTGAGGATTCTTACGGGGAGCAGGCTGCGGCGCATTCCCATCGTCCGCAGGCTTTTAGCTCTTTTGGAGGAGGAGTACGATCTGTTCTGCTGCTCCGGTTTTGCCGGGGCGCGCGAGAGGTGGCTGGCGTACCAGGTAACTCTGGGAAAGAGGGTCCGGGTGCATGAAGGGAAAGAGGAGTTTTTCGGCGAAGCTGTTGATTTAGACCTTGATGGGAGCCTGCTTCTGCGCATGCCGGACGGCACGATGCGCCGCTGTGCCGCCGGAGAAGTTGCTTTGTGCCGGGAGGGCGGGCAGCAGGAGGGAGGATTTTAA